In a single window of the Acidobacteriota bacterium genome:
- a CDS encoding type II/IV secretion system protein produces the protein MSEETITTSIKGLNDTEHDPPEVVAAKQLASRYRLPYIDLLPPDQPSPIDVDQLSQIPVDLMLRNQFVPLRRENGSLHAAMADPSNLERLDELENVLNVRIVPYVATAGAIDVVLRRGDSTQRVLQEAASTFKISLVKETEHGEEVLDLDRLASDSDMSPIIKLVDTILYNAMESRASDIHIETRERDVQVKFRIDGALYAKVDPIDIAFHQTLISRIKVMSELDIAERRIPQDGRFRVIYKGRTVDFRVSIMPTIFGEDAVIRILDKEQINESFKNLNLDVVGFDDEDVRRFRIYIKEPYGMVLVTGPTGSGKTTTLYAALNEIRNDEDKIITIEDPVEYQLHGIVQIPVNEKKGLTFARGLRSILRHDPDKIMVGEIRDEETAQIAIQSALTGHLVFTTVHANNVIDVIGRFLNMGVEPYNFVSSLNCVLAQRLIRLLCPTCKRPYQPAEEELVESALDPKEFIGTEFYRSVGCDACNHTGYRGRSAIHELLDMTDNIREMIIERRPGSEIRRQAEKEGLSSLRESAVKKVASGQTTLYEINRVTFVEEIRR, from the coding sequence ATGAGTGAAGAAACCATCACCACAAGCATAAAAGGGCTTAACGATACTGAGCACGATCCGCCTGAAGTAGTTGCGGCAAAGCAGTTGGCCTCGAGATACCGGCTGCCCTATATCGATCTGCTTCCGCCCGACCAGCCGTCACCGATCGATGTCGACCAGCTCTCACAGATCCCTGTGGACCTCATGCTTCGGAATCAATTTGTCCCGCTTCGTCGGGAAAACGGAAGCCTGCATGCGGCTATGGCCGATCCGAGTAATCTTGAGCGGCTGGACGAGCTTGAGAATGTTCTGAATGTCCGTATTGTCCCGTATGTTGCGACCGCCGGTGCGATCGATGTCGTGCTGCGTCGCGGTGATTCCACTCAACGTGTTCTTCAAGAGGCCGCATCTACATTCAAAATATCGCTGGTCAAAGAGACGGAACACGGCGAGGAGGTCCTCGATCTGGACCGGCTGGCGTCGGACAGTGATATGTCGCCGATCATCAAGCTCGTCGACACCATCCTTTACAACGCAATGGAATCTCGGGCCTCCGATATTCACATAGAGACAAGAGAACGCGATGTACAGGTCAAGTTCCGCATTGATGGTGCGTTGTATGCGAAGGTCGACCCGATTGACATCGCTTTTCATCAGACGCTGATATCGCGTATCAAGGTAATGTCCGAACTCGACATTGCAGAACGCCGCATTCCGCAAGACGGCCGTTTTCGCGTGATCTACAAGGGCCGCACGGTCGATTTCCGTGTTTCCATAATGCCTACCATTTTCGGCGAGGATGCGGTGATCCGTATTCTCGATAAGGAACAGATCAATGAGAGCTTTAAGAATCTGAATCTGGACGTCGTCGGTTTTGATGACGAGGATGTCAGGCGTTTTAGGATCTATATCAAGGAACCCTACGGCATGGTACTCGTTACGGGGCCGACCGGTTCTGGTAAAACCACGACACTCTACGCTGCCCTGAATGAGATACGCAACGATGAGGACAAGATCATCACCATCGAGGATCCCGTCGAATACCAGCTTCACGGCATTGTGCAGATCCCGGTGAACGAGAAAAAAGGACTAACGTTCGCACGCGGCCTCCGCTCAATTCTTCGACACGACCCGGACAAGATCATGGTCGGCGAAATTCGTGACGAAGAGACCGCTCAGATCGCGATCCAATCGGCTTTGACAGGCCACCTGGTTTTTACGACGGTCCACGCAAATAACGTTATTGACGTCATCGGCCGTTTCTTGAATATGGGCGTCGAGCCCTATAATTTCGTCTCTTCGCTGAACTGCGTACTTGCACAGCGGCTAATTCGACTGTTGTGCCCGACCTGTAAGCGGCCATATCAGCCGGCGGAAGAAGAGCTTGTTGAATCAGCCTTAGACCCGAAGGAATTCATCGGCACCGAATTTTATCGCAGCGTAGGCTGCGATGCATGCAACCATACCGGATACCGAGGACGCTCTGCTATCCATGAACTTCTGGACATGACCGACAATATCCGAGAGATGATCATCGAACGCCGGCCCGGCAGCGAAATACGCCGCCAAGCCGAAAAAGAAGGACTCTCGTCGCTTCGCGAATCAGCCGTCAAAAAGGTCGCCAGCGGACAGACGACGCTTTACGAGATCAATCGCGTGACGTTCGTCGAGGAGATCAGACGATGA
- a CDS encoding type II secretion system F family protein produces MNEYICRLGTPSGEVITRVVEATGVAEARNALEKEGFRVFAVSSPGEGLSALVSGGAKGKKVKQADFLLFNQQLSALLRAGIPVLQSIGLLKTRSASANLRTVLADVEDKIKNGIPLSEAFESQGIFPRIYTASILAGERSGALDDVLARFVEYLRRSVGVSRKLRGALAYPAFLLFAAMLMVAFLTLYIVPRMSDLFKSLSANRTMPTITLVVLWIFNTLAANIVWLLPVTLIVVLVLVFWLRTSSGKLLLHKVLLKVPIGGQLIRNMTTAQLARSLSTLISGGITVPEAWDISSQAINNLELRRRSQNVLPMIREGRGFTEALEMANWVPELALDMIGIGERSGSLREMLDEVATFYDAEAEVRLEQFTTLLEPAILLFMAGIVVSILLAIYLPIIQMISAGPMAGR; encoded by the coding sequence ATGAACGAATATATCTGCAGGTTAGGTACTCCGTCGGGTGAGGTAATTACACGGGTCGTTGAGGCAACTGGTGTCGCCGAGGCACGCAATGCTCTGGAGAAAGAGGGTTTTAGAGTGTTCGCGGTGTCGTCGCCCGGTGAAGGACTTTCTGCGCTAGTTTCAGGCGGTGCGAAGGGGAAAAAGGTAAAGCAGGCGGATTTTCTGCTTTTCAATCAACAACTATCGGCTCTTTTGCGGGCAGGCATCCCGGTGCTGCAGTCGATCGGCCTGTTGAAGACACGCAGTGCGTCAGCAAATTTGAGGACGGTCCTCGCTGATGTCGAGGACAAGATCAAAAACGGTATTCCGTTATCCGAAGCGTTTGAATCACAGGGCATTTTCCCCAGAATTTACACGGCATCAATCCTAGCCGGCGAGCGAAGCGGCGCATTGGATGATGTCCTTGCCCGTTTTGTCGAATACTTGAGGCGAAGCGTCGGTGTTTCGAGAAAGCTGCGAGGTGCACTGGCATATCCTGCGTTCCTGCTTTTCGCGGCGATGCTGATGGTCGCGTTCCTGACGCTTTATATCGTTCCGCGAATGTCGGACCTGTTCAAAAGCCTAAGCGCGAACAGAACGATGCCGACCATCACGCTTGTGGTCCTGTGGATCTTTAATACGCTCGCCGCAAATATAGTGTGGCTATTGCCGGTTACATTGATCGTAGTACTCGTCCTGGTTTTCTGGCTAAGGACATCCTCAGGTAAGCTTCTGCTGCACAAAGTTCTTTTAAAGGTCCCGATCGGCGGTCAGTTGATCCGGAACATGACTACGGCACAACTCGCCAGGTCACTCTCTACTCTTATCTCGGGCGGTATTACCGTGCCCGAGGCCTGGGATATTTCGTCACAGGCGATCAACAATCTGGAACTTCGCCGCCGCAGCCAGAATGTTCTCCCGATGATCCGGGAAGGTCGCGGATTTACGGAGGCATTGGAAATGGCAAATTGGGTACCGGAGCTGGCCTTGGATATGATCGGAATCGGCGAAAGGTCCGGAAGCTTACGCGAAATGCTCGATGAGGTCGCTACATTTTATGATGCCGAGGCCGAGGTCAGACTTGAGCAGTTCACGACGCTGCTCGAACCGGCGATCCTGCTTTTTATGGCCGGAATCGTCGTTTCGATCCTGCTTGCCATCTATTTGCCGATCATTCAAATGATCTCTGCCGGACCGATGGCGGGCAGATGA
- a CDS encoding VWA domain-containing protein: MFLAVVLLLAGMAAIRAQTPAPTPPDDRDSPVRIKTDLVTLTLTVTDQYGRYVSGLSRNAFTVSDNNRDQDIVFFSDSDAPISIGILFDVSGSMSGTKIGKARNALERFIRTSHPNDEYFLIAFNSRAQLLTDRTRDGDSVLRKLTLVQPKANTALYDAVYLGIERVTRGSHQKRALLIISDGQDNASRYNFNEVRRLMREADVITYAVGIIDRADAMNALGMQGQAFLEELTSVTGGKAFFPRTDVEMDEIFERIALELRHQYSVGYIPTDFQPDGKWRKVKVRVKPPRGLPRLTVRSREGYYATPNTNYK; this comes from the coding sequence ATGTTTCTGGCCGTTGTTTTATTGCTCGCAGGCATGGCGGCCATTCGGGCTCAAACGCCCGCACCGACCCCTCCCGATGACCGTGATTCGCCGGTGCGCATTAAGACGGATCTGGTGACTCTCACTCTTACAGTAACCGATCAATACGGACGCTATGTTTCCGGGCTTTCCAGGAACGCTTTTACGGTCTCTGATAACAACCGGGATCAGGATATCGTGTTCTTCAGCGACAGCGACGCTCCTATCTCGATCGGAATTCTATTTGATGTTTCGGGCTCGATGAGCGGCACGAAGATAGGCAAGGCGCGAAACGCCCTCGAGAGGTTCATCCGGACCAGCCATCCGAATGACGAGTATTTTCTTATTGCTTTCAACAGCCGGGCCCAGCTTTTGACGGATCGAACTCGAGACGGAGATTCGGTGCTTCGAAAGCTCACATTGGTACAGCCAAAAGCAAACACTGCACTTTACGATGCCGTTTACTTAGGCATCGAACGTGTTACACGCGGAAGCCATCAGAAAAGAGCACTGCTAATTATTAGTGACGGTCAGGATAATGCGTCCCGTTACAACTTTAATGAGGTCAGGCGTTTGATGCGCGAGGCAGATGTAATAACCTACGCCGTCGGGATCATCGACCGTGCGGACGCGATGAACGCCCTCGGGATGCAGGGCCAGGCGTTCTTGGAGGAGTTGACATCCGTCACGGGCGGAAAGGCCTTTTTCCCCCGAACGGATGTCGAAATGGACGAGATCTTCGAACGTATCGCATTAGAACTTCGCCATCAGTATTCTGTCGGCTATATTCCAACGGATTTCCAGCCGGACGGTAAATGGAGAAAGGTGAAGGTCAGAGTCAAGCCGCCGCGGGGACTCCCGAGGCTTACTGTTCGAAGCCGCGAAGGCTATTACGCTACGCCGAATACAAACTACAAGTAG
- a CDS encoding VWA domain-containing protein, producing MISPRILFFTLSIAVIAAVVSFDVTTAQTVTPSPSPTATPPSIKPSPTPDESDEVIKVDTELVNLSVRVIDRNNRPINNLRQNEFRIFEDGVQQQIEFFSQAEVPTNYAIVVDNSGSMRRQLDKVIEAGKVFVNANRAEDETMIVRFIGRDKIEIEQPFTPNKTDLIDALENLFIEGGQTAVIDAVYLTVENVDSYEKNDREDRKRRALILVTDGEDRNSYYSEKQLIELLRESEVQIYAIGFVDELSNEGGFISKSPQAKSKALLEKMAAETGGKAYFPTSAAELPRLAQEISSEIRTQYSIGYIPTNDRRDGTFRSIRVSVADGPNSQKRIAVTRAGRTAEGGSPGSGKPIPTVKNQ from the coding sequence ATGATCAGCCCGAGAATCCTGTTCTTCACCCTCTCCATTGCTGTTATTGCAGCGGTGGTCTCTTTTGATGTAACAACCGCACAGACGGTGACCCCATCGCCGTCCCCGACTGCGACGCCGCCGAGCATCAAACCTTCGCCGACCCCCGACGAATCAGATGAAGTTATCAAGGTCGATACGGAACTGGTCAATTTGAGTGTCCGCGTCATTGATCGTAACAATAGGCCCATCAATAACCTTCGGCAGAACGAATTTCGGATATTCGAGGATGGCGTTCAGCAGCAGATCGAGTTCTTTTCGCAGGCAGAAGTTCCTACAAATTACGCCATCGTAGTCGACAATTCGGGTTCGATGAGGCGGCAATTGGACAAAGTTATTGAGGCAGGCAAGGTTTTCGTTAACGCTAATCGTGCAGAAGACGAAACTATGATCGTCCGCTTCATCGGCAGGGACAAGATCGAGATCGAGCAGCCATTTACGCCTAACAAGACGGACCTGATAGACGCGCTCGAGAATTTATTCATCGAAGGCGGCCAGACGGCCGTTATTGACGCTGTATATTTGACCGTTGAAAACGTTGATTCTTATGAAAAGAACGACCGCGAGGACCGCAAAAGGCGTGCTTTGATCCTTGTAACCGATGGTGAGGACAGAAACAGCTACTACAGCGAAAAGCAGTTGATCGAACTACTGCGGGAATCGGAGGTCCAGATCTATGCGATCGGGTTTGTGGATGAACTCAGCAATGAGGGCGGCTTTATAAGCAAAAGCCCGCAGGCAAAATCAAAAGCGCTTCTGGAAAAAATGGCCGCTGAGACTGGTGGAAAAGCATACTTTCCGACCAGTGCCGCTGAACTGCCGCGGCTGGCACAGGAAATTTCCAGCGAGATCAGAACACAATATTCAATTGGCTATATTCCGACGAACGATCGACGAGACGGCACATTTCGAAGCATCAGAGTGTCAGTAGCTGACGGCCCGAACAGTCAAAAGCGGATCGCTGTAACGCGTGCAGGCAGAACGGCAGAAGGCGGATCTCCCGGCAGCGGCAAGCCGATCCCGACAGTTAAGAATCAATAG
- a CDS encoding BMC domain-containing protein, with the protein MQALGMVECMGLVAMIEAADAMVKSANVQLVGYEKVDAGLVTAIVRGEVGAVKAAVDAGAAAARRVGTVTGIHVIPRPHSEVDEGIPVLVTGETNRKKISGTVPEN; encoded by the coding sequence ATGCAGGCACTCGGAATGGTCGAATGTATGGGTCTCGTGGCGATGATCGAGGCGGCTGATGCGATGGTAAAGTCAGCAAATGTTCAATTGGTCGGCTATGAGAAGGTCGATGCAGGACTTGTCACCGCAATTGTCAGGGGCGAGGTCGGAGCTGTAAAAGCCGCAGTGGATGCCGGTGCCGCTGCGGCGAGACGTGTGGGAACCGTGACAGGCATTCATGTGATACCGCGGCCCCATTCGGAGGTAGACGAGGGGATCCCCGTGTTGGTCACCGGTGAGACCAATCGCAAAAAGATCTCGGGTACCGTACCTGAAAACTAG
- a CDS encoding zinc ribbon domain-containing protein, with protein sequence MSATVEKALGECGNCGMAVRENTFFCYNCGHQVAELPENGSLTVDEVEARTALAEITEKIHEDEKEVRDLESAARERKRSRSTKRKKTEIVWTPASNRSNLFLVVVSLLIAVMVFSAIFVMVLWK encoded by the coding sequence ATGTCGGCAACGGTTGAGAAAGCTCTTGGTGAATGCGGAAACTGCGGAATGGCGGTAAGGGAGAATACTTTCTTTTGCTACAACTGCGGACACCAGGTGGCGGAATTACCTGAAAATGGATCGCTTACGGTCGACGAGGTTGAGGCTCGTACGGCACTTGCGGAAATCACAGAAAAGATACACGAAGACGAAAAAGAGGTTCGGGACCTCGAATCTGCGGCAAGAGAGCGAAAGCGTTCGCGTTCAACAAAAAGGAAGAAAACAGAGATCGTTTGGACGCCTGCGTCGAACCGGTCGAATCTTTTTTTGGTCGTCGTCTCGCTGCTGATCGCCGTGATGGTTTTTTCCGCGATCTTTGTGATGGTTCTGTGGAAATAG
- a CDS encoding aldehyde dehydrogenase family protein, which translates to MADKDLKSIQQARDAVEAASLAFKAVSAFSQAQVDDICQQMSLAALSESARLGLMAHEETGFGKPDDKREKNRFAAEDVWARFKGLRTVGIVNETPSIVEIASPRGVVAAIIPSTNPTSTAIFKILISIKSRNSVVLSPHPSAANCIAETARIMRDVGVTAGLPPEAIICLTESTIDGTEELMKHKQTAVILATGGTGLVRAAYSSGKPAFGVGPGNVPVFIERSANVEKAVADILTGTCFDNGTICASEQSVVVDRSVAGAVREQFKAQGACFLSPTEADAVAKVLVSPQRSLNPNIVGKSAEFIAQLAGITVPAGTRCLIADCGGVGRDFPWSIEKLSPTLAFFEVGGVDEGAELCQKILHFGGMGHTAGMHTKDRTAAIRYGELMPAARVIINSPTTHGAIGFTTDLPPSMTLGCGSWGGNVTSDNISPLHLMDIKRVAFETKPINRAAAASAPQVETSSKAVSPRRPDRKEIEAIVDGFLSKKLLEDPHPEPVKQAPAAPPQAVIHEINESNSAQDRDIPKPVEFVSEDDVRRAVQNGEKIYISKKTILTPSARDLGEEREVFARI; encoded by the coding sequence ATGGCTGACAAAGACCTAAAATCGATACAGCAGGCTCGCGACGCGGTAGAGGCCGCGTCTCTTGCATTTAAGGCCGTATCTGCGTTTTCGCAGGCTCAAGTTGATGACATTTGCCAGCAGATGTCGCTTGCTGCTCTGAGTGAATCGGCACGGCTTGGCCTGATGGCGCATGAAGAAACGGGTTTTGGAAAACCCGATGACAAACGCGAGAAAAACCGATTCGCGGCCGAAGACGTATGGGCACGATTCAAGGGGCTTCGTACCGTTGGCATCGTAAATGAAACCCCGTCGATCGTTGAAATTGCTTCGCCTCGTGGAGTGGTCGCAGCTATCATTCCCTCGACCAATCCAACGTCTACTGCGATCTTCAAAATTCTGATCTCGATCAAGTCGCGAAATTCGGTGGTTCTCTCACCTCACCCATCGGCGGCCAACTGTATCGCGGAAACGGCCCGGATCATGCGGGATGTGGGCGTTACGGCAGGTCTTCCTCCGGAAGCTATTATTTGTCTGACCGAATCTACCATCGACGGGACCGAGGAACTGATGAAGCACAAACAGACCGCCGTAATACTTGCGACGGGCGGAACCGGGCTTGTGCGTGCTGCTTACTCGTCAGGAAAGCCGGCTTTCGGTGTGGGGCCCGGCAATGTGCCCGTTTTTATTGAACGGTCCGCTAACGTCGAAAAGGCCGTTGCTGACATTCTGACAGGAACATGCTTTGATAACGGCACGATTTGCGCGTCCGAGCAGTCGGTTGTTGTCGATCGTTCCGTTGCGGGTGCCGTTAGGGAACAGTTCAAAGCACAGGGTGCCTGTTTTTTGTCTCCCACCGAAGCCGATGCGGTCGCAAAGGTACTGGTTTCGCCGCAGCGTTCGCTTAATCCGAACATTGTAGGGAAGTCGGCTGAATTCATTGCTCAACTTGCAGGCATAACAGTTCCTGCGGGAACCCGCTGTTTGATCGCGGACTGCGGCGGCGTCGGCCGCGATTTTCCTTGGTCGATCGAGAAACTTTCGCCGACCCTCGCTTTTTTTGAGGTTGGAGGAGTTGATGAAGGGGCTGAACTTTGCCAAAAGATCCTTCATTTCGGCGGTATGGGGCACACTGCGGGAATGCATACAAAAGACCGCACCGCTGCAATCCGTTATGGTGAGTTGATGCCTGCTGCACGCGTGATCATTAATTCGCCCACAACACACGGGGCGATCGGTTTCACAACAGACCTTCCGCCGTCAATGACGCTCGGATGCGGGTCTTGGGGAGGAAACGTTACGTCTGACAACATTTCTCCTCTTCATCTGATGGACATCAAAAGGGTCGCATTTGAAACAAAGCCGATCAATCGAGCTGCAGCAGCTTCTGCCCCGCAGGTCGAGACGTCGTCAAAAGCTGTATCACCGAGACGCCCTGACAGAAAAGAGATCGAGGCGATCGTCGATGGATTTTTGAGCAAAAAGCTTTTGGAAGATCCGCATCCGGAACCTGTTAAGCAGGCACCTGCCGCTCCGCCCCAAGCCGTGATTCATGAGATAAACGAGTCTAATTCCGCCCAAGACCGCGATATCCCGAAGCCGGTCGAATTTGTAAGCGAAGACGATGTTCGGCGAGCTGTGCAGAACGGAGAAAAGATCTACATTTCAAAGAAGACGATACTTACACCGTCCGCGAGAGACCTTGGCGAGGAAAGGGAGGTTTTCGCAAGGATCTGA